From Pelagicoccus albus, the proteins below share one genomic window:
- a CDS encoding ExbD/TolR family protein produces the protein MRNRKNLNSDDETTDINISPLIDMVFILLIFFIVTTVFVEESGLAANTPDPTSNPQNQDEEKELVSFLVRRNGQVMYKDRDVGIGAVRGIVAPAMRQEEHPITVNVEPEAQMRLVVAVIDECESGGAPQVTMKTVTE, from the coding sequence ATGAGAAACCGTAAAAACTTAAATTCGGACGACGAGACTACAGACATCAACATCTCCCCGTTGATCGACATGGTCTTCATTCTCCTGATCTTCTTCATTGTAACCACCGTCTTCGTTGAAGAGTCCGGCTTGGCGGCCAATACGCCAGACCCGACCAGCAACCCGCAAAACCAGGATGAGGAAAAGGAGCTAGTAAGCTTCCTCGTCCGACGCAACGGACAGGTGATGTACAAGGATCGCGACGTTGGTATTGGTGCAGTTCGTGGAATCGTGGCTCCAGCCATGCGCCAGGAAGAGCACCCTATCACGGTAAATGTAGAGCCTGAGGCTCAAATGCGACTCGTTGTCGCTGTCATCGACGAATGCGAATCCGGCGGAGCCCCGCAGGTGACCATGAAAACAGTAACCGAATAG
- a CDS encoding MotA/TolQ/ExbB proton channel family protein, whose product MKTLKFTTIALAALLAVGTANAQKTFAQVAEEAKADLVAAEQELADLRETIANEKIPLSNELTRLESQVLEFRKERDEMKSTRDSSDLRLDDLRKKVKLRSDENIYLRNTMGAYVKQFSTRIHAAELQDYKEIADTAEHLAENETASDSEKFTAQLAVIKASLGRIRNVMGGTTIQGDALGKNGLQVSGTFVLAGPFAYFGDGGENIGFAEGDHTNIGFPLVVSRGVPEPVVATISSLTANGEGFLPVDPTEGDALKIALVSESLIEHIKKGGIVMVPLLGMFFVAILLSVLKFFEIKSVKSPKAGTLQRILDSLNSGNKQQALEAANSVDGPFGDLLVAGVEHADQDKELLEEVLYERLLAAQPKLERFIAFIALTAAASPLLGLLGTVTGMIDTFKAITVFGTGDPATLSDGISVALITTEYGLIVAIPCLLCQALLSRIAKGKLGEMEQASVAFVNGLNGKK is encoded by the coding sequence ATGAAGACTTTAAAGTTCACCACAATCGCCCTCGCCGCTCTACTCGCAGTCGGCACCGCGAACGCCCAGAAGACTTTCGCCCAGGTTGCTGAAGAGGCCAAGGCCGACTTGGTAGCGGCCGAGCAAGAACTCGCTGACCTACGCGAAACTATCGCCAACGAAAAGATTCCACTCTCCAACGAACTGACTCGTTTGGAAAGCCAGGTGCTCGAATTCCGTAAGGAACGCGACGAGATGAAATCTACTCGCGACAGCAGCGACCTTCGCCTCGATGACCTCCGCAAGAAGGTTAAACTTCGTAGCGATGAAAATATCTACCTCCGCAACACAATGGGGGCTTACGTTAAGCAATTCTCCACCCGCATCCACGCGGCGGAACTGCAGGACTACAAGGAAATCGCAGACACAGCGGAACACCTCGCTGAAAACGAGACCGCAAGCGACTCTGAAAAGTTCACCGCTCAGCTCGCAGTCATCAAGGCTTCTCTTGGCCGCATCCGCAACGTCATGGGCGGCACCACCATCCAAGGCGACGCTCTTGGAAAGAACGGTCTACAGGTTTCCGGTACTTTCGTGCTCGCAGGCCCATTCGCCTACTTCGGCGACGGTGGCGAAAACATCGGTTTCGCTGAAGGTGACCACACCAACATCGGTTTCCCGCTCGTAGTTAGCCGAGGCGTTCCAGAGCCAGTAGTGGCAACAATCTCTAGCCTCACCGCTAACGGAGAAGGTTTCCTCCCAGTCGACCCAACTGAAGGTGACGCACTGAAGATCGCTTTGGTTAGCGAATCACTCATCGAGCACATCAAAAAGGGTGGTATCGTAATGGTTCCTCTGCTCGGCATGTTCTTCGTAGCGATCCTTCTCTCTGTCTTGAAGTTCTTCGAAATCAAGTCCGTCAAGAGCCCGAAGGCAGGTACGCTTCAACGCATCCTCGACAGCCTCAATTCCGGCAACAAGCAACAAGCTCTGGAAGCTGCGAACTCAGTTGACGGACCTTTCGGAGATCTCCTCGTCGCTGGTGTTGAACACGCGGACCAAGACAAGGAACTCCTCGAAGAAGTTCTCTACGAGCGCTTGCTCGCTGCTCAGCCAAAGCTCGAACGCTTCATCGCCTTCATCGCTTTGACAGCTGCCGCTTCCCCACTCTTGGGACTACTCGGTACGGTTACCGGTATGATCGATACCTTCAAGGCTATCACCGTTTTCGGTACTGGTGACCCAGCTACTCTTTCCGACGGTATCTCTGTAGCGCTTATCACGACCGAGTACGGTTTGATCGTCGCGATCCCATGTCTCCTTTGCCAAGCTCTCCTCAGCCGTATCGCTAAGGGTAAGCTCGGCGAAATGGAGCAAGCATCCGTAGCGTTCGTAAACGGACTGAACGGCAAGAAATAG
- a CDS encoding tetratricopeptide repeat protein, with the protein MISSKTIKAAATGVIALAGVASLSAQFKTDTEFWNQPVIQKAFINSYVPLADTEPELSEEEQVIVKQVLELLKENGDKDQALAMIEKAITDSSSAALDFIAGGFYAEKGEMKEAIKYYDKATAKYDSFLRAFRNAGIMKVREGRYEAALTDFTKAIELGAKDTTTMGLLGLCYVNTEKYFSAESAYREAILLDPSVKDWQVGLAKSLLQQRKYEEGIAVLEQILVDDPENDILWSSAANAYLGLEDAETAVAIQEIVDRLGKSTPESLVFMGNIYMSRSLNELALTYFERAIKMDADQDPQVYVNVAETMTARGTYDQASSFIKDIRSNFDSKLDDDNKLSILRLEAQIALATGAGDSVMPILEELIERDPMDGQALLLLAEFNSNKGDVDGYSRADLYFERATKVRKYETRALISWARSYVARERFDKAIPLLERVQVIDPQDHIGRYLEQVRKVHIASLGL; encoded by the coding sequence ATGATTAGCAGCAAAACAATCAAAGCAGCCGCGACAGGCGTAATCGCCCTAGCTGGGGTTGCATCTCTGTCAGCGCAATTCAAGACAGATACCGAATTCTGGAACCAGCCTGTGATCCAGAAGGCTTTCATAAACTCCTACGTTCCCCTAGCCGATACCGAGCCAGAGCTAAGTGAAGAGGAACAGGTAATCGTGAAGCAGGTTCTCGAGCTTCTCAAAGAAAACGGCGACAAGGATCAGGCTTTGGCCATGATCGAGAAAGCCATTACCGATTCTTCCAGTGCAGCCCTCGACTTCATTGCCGGTGGCTTCTACGCCGAAAAGGGCGAAATGAAGGAAGCAATCAAGTACTACGACAAGGCTACCGCTAAGTACGACTCCTTCCTTCGCGCCTTCCGCAATGCCGGAATCATGAAGGTAAGAGAAGGCCGCTACGAAGCAGCTCTCACAGACTTCACTAAGGCAATCGAGCTCGGAGCCAAGGACACCACTACCATGGGTCTACTCGGTCTTTGCTACGTGAATACTGAAAAGTACTTCTCCGCAGAATCCGCTTACCGCGAAGCGATCCTACTGGATCCATCCGTAAAGGACTGGCAAGTCGGTCTAGCGAAGTCCCTTCTCCAACAGCGCAAATACGAAGAAGGTATCGCCGTTCTCGAGCAAATCCTCGTTGACGATCCAGAAAATGACATTCTCTGGTCAAGCGCCGCAAACGCTTACCTCGGTCTCGAAGATGCGGAAACCGCTGTTGCGATTCAGGAAATCGTGGACCGCCTCGGCAAGTCCACTCCAGAGTCCCTCGTTTTCATGGGCAACATCTACATGTCCCGCAGCTTGAACGAGCTCGCTCTCACCTACTTCGAGCGCGCGATCAAGATGGATGCCGACCAAGACCCACAGGTCTACGTCAACGTAGCAGAAACAATGACTGCTCGTGGTACTTACGATCAGGCTTCTTCGTTCATCAAAGACATCCGCTCCAACTTCGACAGCAAACTGGATGACGACAATAAGCTCTCCATCCTTCGCCTCGAAGCTCAGATCGCTCTCGCGACTGGTGCAGGAGACAGCGTTATGCCGATCTTGGAAGAGCTTATCGAACGCGACCCTATGGATGGACAGGCTCTGCTCCTCCTAGCCGAGTTCAACTCCAACAAGGGCGACGTAGACGGATACTCTCGTGCCGATCTTTACTTCGAAAGAGCTACCAAGGTTCGTAAGTACGAAACCCGAGCTCTTATCTCTTGGGCACGTTCCTACGTTGCTCGCGAGCGTTTCGACAAGGCGATCCCACTCCTCGAGCGCGTACAGGTCATCGATCCACAAGATCACATTGGCCGCTACCTCGAGCAGGTTCGCAAGGTCCACATCGCATCGCTCGGACTCTAG
- a CDS encoding DUF3450 family protein produces the protein MTKNKVVMLIAAGFALAGAAVLNAAPHLSETRSTLKEWVELKKIISEEKNKWAVEQQTLQESIDLLEDEIEKIEAAIESYEAEATDADKVRDELVNEEEELKQASAIIKSEIVDLEATTLDLVKYLPTNLQEKLSIITQRIPKTKREIDASTLSVRIMNIIGVLTEIEKFNSQLTVVNEIRDIKGERVRVDTLYVGLAVAYYVDGTRSEAGYMIPAKDGWTRFEDNTLANDIADAVAMQKREETVRFVDLPITITDVE, from the coding sequence ATGACTAAGAACAAAGTAGTAATGTTAATCGCCGCAGGCTTCGCCCTGGCAGGCGCTGCTGTGCTCAATGCAGCTCCACACCTCTCGGAAACTCGCTCCACCTTGAAAGAATGGGTAGAGCTCAAAAAGATTATCTCCGAAGAGAAAAACAAGTGGGCAGTTGAACAGCAGACTCTCCAGGAATCAATCGACCTCCTCGAAGACGAAATCGAAAAAATCGAAGCGGCGATCGAATCCTACGAAGCTGAAGCGACCGACGCTGACAAAGTCCGCGACGAGCTCGTGAACGAGGAAGAGGAGCTCAAGCAAGCTTCCGCCATCATCAAATCCGAAATCGTCGACCTCGAAGCGACAACCTTGGATTTGGTAAAGTATCTTCCTACTAACCTTCAGGAAAAGCTTTCCATCATCACCCAGCGTATCCCAAAGACTAAGCGCGAAATCGACGCTTCGACCCTTTCAGTTCGCATCATGAACATCATCGGTGTTCTCACAGAAATTGAGAAGTTCAACAGCCAGCTCACTGTCGTAAACGAAATCCGCGACATCAAGGGCGAGCGCGTACGCGTCGACACCCTCTACGTCGGTTTGGCAGTTGCCTACTACGTAGACGGAACCCGTAGCGAAGCTGGCTACATGATCCCAGCAAAGGACGGATGGACACGATTCGAGGACAACACGCTCGCCAACGACATCGCTGACGCGGTCGCTATGCAGAAGCGTGAGGAAACAGTTCGCTTCGTCGACCTGCCAATCACCATCACCGACGTCGAATAA
- a CDS encoding ExbD/TolR family protein, with amino-acid sequence MMKNKKSASSSEAAGDINISPLIDMVFILLIFFIVTTVFVKEPGVEIQKPSAVNSLDLPKNVILIAVTDQNNIFYGGRDYGLGGIRSQVRRVLAGNENYPVIIQADQNAQAGTVVRLVDECKLAKANQIYVSTLN; translated from the coding sequence ATGATGAAAAATAAGAAATCCGCTTCCTCCAGCGAAGCGGCCGGGGACATCAACATTTCCCCGTTGATCGATATGGTGTTCATTCTTCTGATCTTCTTTATCGTAACTACTGTCTTCGTGAAAGAGCCCGGCGTGGAAATTCAAAAGCCTAGCGCCGTCAACTCACTCGACCTCCCCAAGAACGTTATTCTCATAGCGGTCACCGACCAGAATAACATCTTCTACGGAGGAAGAGACTACGGACTCGGAGGGATTCGCTCCCAAGTACGCCGAGTTCTAGCCGGAAACGAAAATTACCCAGTAATTATCCAAGCGGATCAGAACGCACAAGCCGGGACGGTCGTACGTCTCGTTGACGAATGCAAGTTGGCCAAAGCCAACCAGATATACGTCTCAACACTGAACTAA